In Paenibacillus bovis, one DNA window encodes the following:
- a CDS encoding helix-turn-helix domain-containing protein, with protein MELQIAVGKVLRAFRKQKKFSLEKMESKINVSSSYLSKVERGVSNASLDVIERYYSALDLNTDTFLSALNISVQHKLDEDELKMMNDYSKLNRKEKESIHFIINRMILAKGNQFSADRNE; from the coding sequence TTGGAACTTCAGATAGCTGTAGGTAAGGTTTTACGAGCATTTCGCAAGCAAAAGAAATTCTCCTTAGAAAAAATGGAAAGTAAGATTAATGTAAGTTCCTCCTATCTTTCGAAAGTGGAACGTGGAGTCTCAAATGCGAGTCTGGATGTAATTGAACGCTACTATAGTGCTCTTGATCTTAATACAGATACTTTCTTGTCTGCTTTAAATATATCGGTACAACACAAGCTGGATGAAGATGAATTAAAAATGATGAATGATTATAGTAAGTTAAATCGAAAAGAAAAAGAATCCATCCATTTCATCATTAATCGAATGATACTTGCTAAGGGAAATCAGTTCAGTGCTGATCGGAACGAGTAG
- a CDS encoding ParM/StbA family protein yields MKDRVVLDLGNVKAKSEINGQNLPNVPTAIKRVNQIPKVSDDNISTRIDQIFEELTVEISSNAINRGGLFYIGQRALMHPPAIAMPIKNGKKYESDVTIITALGIVAADAVTRAFKEMGSLPDSIQCEDVLASMIPATQAEPINCKHLEDRFLNDGHAHTVIVYVGYQKVLVSITFTDVKVTMEGLPAIYAIQKHQSEMLAAIKALYTETDSDDDKTKEWKKKVASYTIEDIVSQRSLSTDIGHGTSDLPVMNGLKPDRERSEGIEAGVGHAEESAARALNEELSNNLTVTRHQFDDILLDKLHPHHATAVELMETANYEQSEFIYNKFTERYQEIGGNAGLFPVYGGGSITFKKDLLPMMMKYATSVRAILLWVPEELAPYMNRDGLEVLASTIFFSKFEPSLEVLKQDLKNSKGTTQEGEG; encoded by the coding sequence ATGAAGGATCGAGTAGTTCTAGATTTGGGTAACGTAAAGGCAAAGTCCGAAATTAACGGACAGAATTTACCAAATGTTCCAACAGCAATAAAACGAGTCAATCAGATACCAAAAGTTTCTGACGACAATATCTCGACACGAATCGACCAAATATTCGAAGAATTAACCGTAGAAATTTCGTCAAATGCCATTAATAGAGGAGGATTATTTTATATTGGCCAACGTGCGTTAATGCATCCGCCGGCAATTGCAATGCCGATCAAGAACGGAAAAAAATATGAGAGTGATGTTACAATTATTACAGCACTCGGAATTGTAGCAGCTGATGCAGTTACTCGGGCTTTCAAAGAAATGGGTAGTCTACCAGATTCGATTCAATGCGAGGATGTTTTAGCCAGCATGATCCCGGCTACCCAGGCTGAGCCAATCAATTGCAAACATTTGGAAGATCGTTTTTTAAACGATGGTCATGCGCATACCGTAATCGTATATGTGGGGTATCAAAAAGTTTTGGTGTCGATTACCTTTACAGATGTAAAAGTGACCATGGAAGGGTTGCCGGCAATATATGCGATTCAGAAACATCAGTCAGAGATGTTGGCTGCTATTAAAGCACTGTATACAGAAACAGATTCTGATGATGATAAAACTAAAGAATGGAAGAAGAAAGTAGCGAGTTATACTATCGAGGACATTGTTAGTCAGCGTAGCCTGTCTACTGATATTGGTCACGGGACATCGGATCTGCCGGTTATGAATGGATTAAAACCTGATCGTGAGCGTAGCGAAGGCATTGAGGCAGGCGTTGGTCATGCTGAAGAATCTGCAGCACGCGCTTTAAATGAAGAATTGAGCAACAATTTGACGGTTACGCGTCATCAGTTTGACGATATTTTATTAGATAAATTGCATCCCCATCACGCGACTGCAGTAGAACTGATGGAAACGGCCAACTATGAACAATCCGAGTTTATTTACAACAAATTTACTGAACGTTATCAAGAAATAGGCGGTAATGCTGGTCTATTCCCTGTTTATGGTGGGGGCAGCATTACATTCAAAAAAGATCTTCTTCCTATGATGATGAAATATGCTACATCTGTCCGAGCAATTCTTCTTTGGGTACCTGAAGAACTGGCGCCGTATATGAACCGTGATGGGCTAGAAGTTCTTGCATCCACAATTTTCTTTAGTAAATTTGAGCCGTCCCTAGAAGTCTTAAAACAAGATCTAAAGAACAGTAAAGGGACAACTCAGGAAGGTGAAGGTTGA